The Acidimicrobiia bacterium genomic interval GATCTGTTTTTTACACTCGTGGCAGCCTGGCCAGGCGCAGTGGGGGAACCGTGGCAATCCAGCGCCGAGCCGGTCATGTTGGCCGGAGGCGAACTCACTGTTCGAGTGCACAATCGGGCCTCGATTCGGGTTCTGTCCTACGGCGTGACCGACCTTATCGACCGCCTGAATGAGGCCGTTCAGCAACCGGCCGTCGAGTCTGTTCGTCTGGTCGGACCGTCGGCTTCGGCTTGAGAACGACCACCCAAAAAAGCCAATTCCGATATACGTTTCTAACGGATCTGGTCCCTGTGTTTAACTGGTGGCCTGGCTTGGGTAAGTGGTCGAAAACGACTAAACTTACAAATGTGTAATACCGCTCCGGTTGCTGTGACAAGTATCGAGCGACCGTTGAGCGATTCGCGAACAAAGGAAACCCGTGGCTACTGAGAAACCAGGGCAATACAAAGCGTCTGAAATTACGGTCCTCGAGGGTCTGGACCCGGTCCGTAAACGACCGGGTATGTACATCGGGTCGACCGGCCCACGCGGGTTACACCACCTCGTATGGGAAGTGGTCGACAATGCGGTAGACGAAGCCATGGCGGGTTATTGCACCCGGATCGAAGTGACCCTGCTTGCCGATGGGGGCGTTCGGGTCGCGGACAACGGCCGGGGGATCCCAGTTGACAAGCATAAGGTCACGAAGGAATCAGCCCTCACCACCGTTCTGACCACGCTTCATGCCGGCGGCAAGTTCGATTCGGGGGCGTATCAGGTTTCGGGCGGCCTTCATGGGGTGGGAGTCTCGGTCGTCAACGCGTTGTCTGTTCGTTTGGACGCCGAGGTTCGTCGGGATGGCGGCGCCTTTTTCCAAACCTTCGAGCACGGCGAGCCCCGGGCCCCGGTGAAGAAGGTGGGGGAGTCCAAGAAGACCGGCACTACGATTTCTTTCTGGCCGTCTCCGGTCACCTTTACCGAAACCACCGAGTTCAACTATCAAACGATCGTCGGCCGCCTTCGCGAGATGGCCTTCTTGAACAAAGCCCTCGAGATCCGCCTGGTTGACGAACGCGGCGACGAACCGGTCGGGGAGACGTTCCTGTACAAGCAGGGCCTCATTGACTTCGTCAAGCACCTCAACGCGAGCCGCGAGCCCATCCACGGTCGGATTTTGCAGTTCGAGGATTCTGCCGACCAGCACGAATTGGATGTCGCCCTCCAGTGGACCACCGGATACACCGAGACCGTCCTTACCTTCGCCAACAACATCAATACGCACGAGGGAGGAACCCACGAAGAGGGCTTCCGTACCGCCCTGACTCGCGCCCTGAACGAGTTTGCCCGGGCTAAAGGCATCCTGAAAGAGAAGGACGACAACCTCAGCGGTGAGGATGTTCGGGAGGGCCTTACTGCCATCATTTCGGTGAAGGTCCGCGAACCCCAGTTCGAAGGCCAGACCAAGACCAAGCTCGGCAATACCGAGATTCGCAGTTACGTCACCAAGACCATGAACCGGTTGATCCCTGAGTGGCTGGAGCGCAACTCTGCGGAATCCAGACGGATCGCCGAAAAATGCGTTTCGGCTCAGAAGGCCCGGCAAGCGGCTCGCAAGGCGCGCGATCTCACCCGCCGCAAGACGGCCCTCGAGTCTGCGTCGTTGCCTGGCAAGTTGGCGGACTGTTCCTCGCGAGAAGCGTCTCTGTCCGAACTCTTCATCGTCGAGGGTGATTCTGCGGCCGGTCCCGCCAAAACGGGCCGGGATTCCGAGTTCCAGGCGATCTTGCCAATTCGGGGCAAGATTCTCAACGTCGAAAAGGCCCGTCTTGCCAAGGCGCTTCAGAACAACGAGGTGCAGGGGATTATCACCGCCTCTGGGACCGGCATTGGCGACGAGTTCGACATCGAGAAAGCCCGGTACCACAAGATTGTGATTTTGGCCGATGCCGATGTCGACGGTGCCCACATTCGGACCTTGCTTCTCACGTTGTTCTTCCGTCATCTACGCGGTCTGATCGAGGCAGGCTTCGTGTACGTAGCCGTCCCTCCGTTGTATCGCGTCAAAATGGGAAAACAGGTGATCTACCTCAAAGACGACGCGGCCCTCGAAACATTCATGGCCGAGAACGAAGGCCGCAAGATCACCCCCTCCCGATTTAAGGGTCTTGGCGAGATGAATGACAATGAATTGTGGGACACGGCGATGAACCCCGCCACTCGCACCCTTATGCGCGTCGAGATCGATGACGCCGCGCTGGCCGATGAGATGTTCACGGTGCTCATGGGTGACGATGTGCAATCTCGCAAAAGCTTTATTCAGCAGAACGCCAAAGACGTTCGCTTCCTGGATATTTAGGAGTCCCGCATGGCAGACGAAACCACTGAAAACATTCCTGACATCGATATCAAGGACGAGATATCGGCGTCGTTCCTTGAATATGCGATGTCGGTCATCGTGTCGCGGGCGCTTCCCGACGCCAGGGACGGCCTGAAGCCGGTCCAGCGGCGAATTATTTATTCGATGTTCGAAAACAACATGACCTCGGCCTCAGTCCACCGTAAGTCGGCGACCGTGGTCGGTGACGTCATGGGCAAGTATCACCCGCACTCGAACGATGCCATCTATGACGCCATGGTGAGAATGGGGCAGAACT includes:
- a CDS encoding DUF721 domain-containing protein yields the protein MSRELEAIGDGLSTWLKRLGLADADLFFTLVAAWPGAVGEPWQSSAEPVMLAGGELTVRVHNRASIRVLSYGVTDLIDRLNEAVQQPAVESVRLVGPSASA
- the gyrB gene encoding DNA topoisomerase (ATP-hydrolyzing) subunit B, with product MATEKPGQYKASEITVLEGLDPVRKRPGMYIGSTGPRGLHHLVWEVVDNAVDEAMAGYCTRIEVTLLADGGVRVADNGRGIPVDKHKVTKESALTTVLTTLHAGGKFDSGAYQVSGGLHGVGVSVVNALSVRLDAEVRRDGGAFFQTFEHGEPRAPVKKVGESKKTGTTISFWPSPVTFTETTEFNYQTIVGRLREMAFLNKALEIRLVDERGDEPVGETFLYKQGLIDFVKHLNASREPIHGRILQFEDSADQHELDVALQWTTGYTETVLTFANNINTHEGGTHEEGFRTALTRALNEFARAKGILKEKDDNLSGEDVREGLTAIISVKVREPQFEGQTKTKLGNTEIRSYVTKTMNRLIPEWLERNSAESRRIAEKCVSAQKARQAARKARDLTRRKTALESASLPGKLADCSSREASLSELFIVEGDSAAGPAKTGRDSEFQAILPIRGKILNVEKARLAKALQNNEVQGIITASGTGIGDEFDIEKARYHKIVILADADVDGAHIRTLLLTLFFRHLRGLIEAGFVYVAVPPLYRVKMGKQVIYLKDDAALETFMAENEGRKITPSRFKGLGEMNDNELWDTAMNPATRTLMRVEIDDAALADEMFTVLMGDDVQSRKSFIQQNAKDVRFLDI